Within Candidatus Brocadiia bacterium, the genomic segment ATATTGCGGTACCGGCGTGATTTTATCGGGTCAAGCGACAAACTAATCTGTTCCTCCCATTTGCATTTACGGCGCAGTTTTGAAAACAACTTGTTTTGCTCCCAGGCAATCTTATTACCCTTGGCGATATCCGCGGCCTGGGCGGCGATGCGCGCGGCAATAACACCCTCGCGGACATGCTCTTCAGACGGCAGACC encodes:
- a CDS encoding phosphomethylpyrimidine synthase ThiC translates to GLPSEEHVREGVIAARIAAQAADIAKGNKIAWEQNKLFSKLRRKCKWEEQISLSLDPIKSRRYRNMRKTNKSRTIAGCTMCGELCVYTLNNNI